From the Nitrobacter hamburgensis X14 genome, one window contains:
- a CDS encoding Na+/H+ antiporter subunit C translates to MEIVLALGISVLAGSGVWLLLRSRTFQVIIGLSLLSYAVNLFIIAMGRVRTDAAPILDSHAAGDPASLPDPLPQALVLTAIVISFATTALFLVVLLASRGLTGTDHVDGREPGS, encoded by the coding sequence GTGGAGATCGTACTTGCTCTCGGCATCAGCGTGCTTGCGGGTTCGGGCGTGTGGTTGCTGCTTCGATCGCGCACGTTCCAGGTGATCATCGGCCTGTCGCTGCTCTCTTATGCGGTCAATCTTTTCATCATCGCGATGGGGCGAGTGAGGACCGATGCCGCTCCGATCCTGGACTCACATGCGGCCGGTGATCCGGCCAGCCTGCCGGATCCGCTGCCGCAAGCACTCGTCCTGACTGCAATCGTCATCAGCTTTGCGACTACTGCGCTATTTCTGGTCGTGCTGCTCGCATCACGTGGTCTGACGGGGACCGACCATGTCGACGGACGGGAGCCGGGATCGTGA